A single region of the Epinephelus moara isolate mb chromosome 16, YSFRI_EMoa_1.0, whole genome shotgun sequence genome encodes:
- the c16h1orf174 gene encoding UPF0688 protein C1orf174 homolog, with protein sequence MRKMPGQLHSLKPRKRKSSSRKTSTRRRCAKNPKTQSATESTSVVGGYSKADGPLERLSLISCECHQSAGRRRCSASPELEGQEGKENELRTGLDLDNCGMYGVWDKQDSEVMDCEDTSKNIYPDDDSNQILPVEQFFGNLDTVQDFPQRSSGTSTHVHRENRRRHYYAPEDSDEEELGLSNTERDDRVET encoded by the exons ATGCGTAAG ATGCCTGGTCAACTCCACAGCCTGAAGCCcagaaagaggaagagcagCTCCAGAAAG ACTTCTACAAGGAGGAGATGTGCGAAAAATCCAAAGACACAATCAGCAACAGAGAGCACTTCAGTAGTCGGTGGTTACAGCAAAGCAGACGGTCCTCTGGAGAGACTCTCTCTCATCAGCTGTGAATGTCACCAGTCTGCAGGCAGGAGGAGATGCTCGGCATCACCAGAGCTCGAAGGACAGGAGGGCAAAGAAAATGAACTGAGGACGGGGCTGGATTTGGACAATTGCGGAATGTACGGCGTCTGGGACAAACAGGACTCTGAGGTCATGGATTGTGAAGACACCAGCAAAAACATCTACCCGGATGACGACAGTAATCAGATTCTTCCTGTGGAGCAGTTCTTTGGAAACTTGGATACTGTACAG GACTTCCCTCAGAGATCATCAGGGACTTCAACCCATGTCCACAGGGAGAACAGGAGGCGACATTACTACGCACCAGAGGACAGCGATGAAGAGGAGTTGGGCCTCAGTAATACGGAGCGAGACGACAGAGTGGAGACTTAG